A genomic stretch from Colwellia sp. Arc7-635 includes:
- a CDS encoding RNA polymerase sigma factor, whose product MINEKDVMLQVQAGRLDKLAVLYESNKVKLFNYFRKKGNSRAQSEDLVQETFMKILAYRSSFNGSSTFSSWMYGIARNTAADLYRKNKGNVIHEDIDDHEVVSEHCATEQAVSSQQQNIFDESLASISAEHREIIILSRFQQLNYHEISSLLDCNLNTLKSKMRNAISKLHEKYNKLSGEVR is encoded by the coding sequence ATGATTAATGAAAAGGACGTAATGCTGCAAGTACAAGCGGGCCGGTTAGATAAATTGGCTGTGCTGTATGAAAGCAATAAAGTGAAGTTGTTTAATTACTTTCGTAAGAAGGGTAATAGTCGTGCTCAAAGTGAAGACTTAGTGCAGGAAACTTTTATGAAAATATTAGCTTATCGTAGCAGTTTTAATGGCTCTAGTACCTTTAGCAGTTGGATGTATGGCATTGCTAGAAATACCGCTGCTGACCTTTATCGAAAGAACAAGGGCAATGTTATTCATGAAGATATTGATGATCATGAAGTTGTTTCAGAGCATTGTGCAACGGAGCAAGCGGTATCAAGCCAGCAACAGAATATTTTTGATGAATCATTGGCTAGTATTTCAGCTGAGCATCGAGAAATTATTATTTTGAGCCGTTTTCAGCAACTAAATTATCATGAAATATCGTCGTTACTTGATTGTAATTTAAATACTTTAAAATCAAAAATGCGTAATGCTATTAGCAAATTGCATGAAAAATACAACAAATTGTCAGGTGAGGTACGGTGA
- a CDS encoding YceI family protein has product MKKILLASALLTSSAFIPAIAADYVIDTKGAHASINFEASHMGFSVLAGRFNDFSGNFSYDKDNISASKISVTVDTSSFDSNHAKRDKHVRSDDFLDVSKYAQATFVSSKVNDKGEGKLEITGTFTMHGVSKPLVIDAVKVGEGDDPWGGYRAGFSGTATIAMGDFGFKKDFGKVDLILHIEGIRQ; this is encoded by the coding sequence ATGAAAAAGATACTACTTGCTAGCGCCCTTTTAACTTCAAGCGCGTTTATACCAGCAATCGCCGCTGATTATGTTATCGATACTAAAGGTGCACATGCATCAATTAACTTTGAAGCTAGTCACATGGGCTTTAGTGTTCTTGCTGGGCGTTTTAATGATTTTTCAGGTAACTTTTCTTATGACAAAGATAATATTTCAGCGTCTAAAATTAGTGTAACAGTTGACACATCAAGCTTTGATTCAAATCATGCTAAACGTGACAAGCATGTACGTTCTGATGACTTTCTTGATGTTAGTAAATATGCCCAAGCGACATTTGTTAGCTCTAAAGTTAATGATAAAGGCGAAGGAAAGTTAGAAATTACCGGTACTTTTACAATGCATGGTGTTTCAAAACCATTAGTTATTGACGCCGTTAAAGTTGGCGAAGGTGATGATCCTTGGGGTGGTTACCGAGCTGGTTTTAGTGGCACGGCAACAATCGCCATGGGTGATTTTGGCTTTAAAAAAGATTTTGGTAAGGTTGACCTTATCTTGCATATTGAAGGCATCCGTCAGTAA
- a CDS encoding cytochrome b: MRKKMIRNKVLWKNNQQQYGLLSKCIHWLSALSVFSLFALGYWMVELDYSSLWYQRAPHWHESIGVLLLIVSLFRLFWRRIAGSPVALASHSAIEKKASATVILCLYLGLFTVLFSGYLITSANDEPIAVFDWFSVPQIVLAIKNQEDIAGLVHFYVAYGLVCIALLHALAALKHHFIDKDSTLKRMTVNDIQLNK, from the coding sequence GTGAGAAAGAAAATGATTCGCAATAAGGTGTTGTGGAAAAATAATCAGCAGCAATATGGATTATTAAGTAAATGCATACATTGGCTTTCTGCATTATCGGTTTTTTCACTTTTTGCTTTGGGCTATTGGATGGTGGAACTAGACTATTCAAGCTTGTGGTATCAGCGAGCGCCGCACTGGCATGAAAGTATTGGTGTACTCCTGCTTATTGTCAGCTTATTTAGACTCTTTTGGCGACGTATTGCGGGTTCACCTGTTGCTTTAGCAAGTCATAGTGCGATAGAGAAAAAAGCATCAGCAACGGTAATATTGTGTTTATACTTAGGGCTATTTACAGTGCTCTTTTCAGGATATTTAATTACTAGTGCGAATGATGAGCCTATTGCCGTATTTGATTGGTTTAGCGTTCCACAGATAGTTTTGGCGATAAAAAATCAGGAAGATATTGCTGGTTTAGTTCATTTTTATGTAGCGTATGGATTAGTCTGTATTGCTTTATTACATGCACTAGCAGCTCTTAAACATCATTTTATTGATAAAGATTCAACCCTTAAACGAATGACGGTAAACGATATTCAACTAAACAAATAA
- a CDS encoding TraR/DksA C4-type zinc finger protein, translating to MNKDVIKNLHDKKAELQQRINAIAADFKKGRSQDFSEQTSESENNEVLNEIHHEAKVELRLVEQAIARIENNEYGFCQQCAELINPERLNILPYTDTCINCAK from the coding sequence ATGAACAAAGATGTTATAAAAAACTTACATGATAAGAAAGCTGAGCTTCAACAACGTATTAATGCCATAGCAGCTGACTTTAAAAAGGGCCGCTCGCAAGATTTTTCTGAACAAACCAGTGAAAGCGAAAATAACGAAGTGCTAAATGAGATTCATCATGAGGCAAAAGTTGAACTGCGACTTGTCGAACAAGCTATTGCTAGAATTGAAAATAATGAATATGGTTTTTGTCAGCAATGTGCGGAGCTAATTAATCCCGAAAGGTTGAATATTTTACCATATACAGATACTTGTATTAACTGTGCTAAATAG
- a CDS encoding DUF465 domain-containing protein, which yields MIEKHDLHHEFPEFQQEIRQLKMSDAHFARLFKEYHELDQEVRHIEEGVETTSNEYLETQKIARLHLKDELFSMLKKVNASA from the coding sequence ATGATAGAGAAACACGATTTACATCACGAATTTCCAGAGTTTCAACAAGAGATACGTCAACTAAAAATGTCTGATGCTCACTTTGCCCGTTTATTCAAAGAGTACCACGAGCTAGACCAAGAGGTCCGCCACATTGAAGAAGGAGTTGAGACAACTTCTAATGAATATTTAGAAACTCAAAAAATTGCTCGATTACACCTAAAAGATGAGCTTTTTTCAATGCTTAAAAAGGTTAATGCATCAGCATAA
- a CDS encoding F0F1 ATP synthase subunit epsilon encodes MALLSVNLNVVSAEEELFSGSIESLQITGSEGELGIMPGHAPLLTSLKPGMARIVKKGGEEEIIYLSGGMLEVQPNNVTVLADVAIRVADLDEQQALEAKDRAEKHMNDHGDDVDYAEAASELARAVAQLRVIQASSKK; translated from the coding sequence ATGGCATTACTTTCTGTAAATCTTAATGTAGTAAGTGCTGAAGAAGAGTTATTTTCTGGCAGCATTGAATCATTACAGATAACAGGTAGCGAAGGTGAATTGGGTATTATGCCCGGTCACGCACCTTTGCTGACCTCACTAAAACCAGGTATGGCTCGTATCGTTAAGAAAGGCGGAGAAGAAGAAATAATCTACCTTTCTGGCGGTATGCTTGAAGTTCAACCTAATAACGTTACGGTATTAGCAGATGTTGCTATACGTGTTGCTGATTTAGATGAACAACAGGCATTAGAAGCAAAAGATCGTGCAGAGAAGCATATGAATGATCACGGCGATGACGTTGATTATGCAGAAGCGGCTTCTGAGTTAGCTCGTGCTGTTGCACAATTACGAGTTATACAGGCTTCAAGCAAAAAATAG
- the atpD gene encoding F0F1 ATP synthase subunit beta translates to MSTGKVVQIIGAVVDVEFPQDAVPQVYDALNVTEGDLSGLVLEVQQQLGGGVVRAIAMGSSDGLRRGLNVENTGNNIQVPVGTCTLGRIMNVLGEPIDEAGPIGEEEKWSIHREAPAYADQAMSNELLETGIKVIDLVCPFAKGGKVGLFGGAGVGKTVNMMELIRNIAIEHSGYSVFAGVGERTREGNDFYHEMNDSNVLDKVSLVYGQMNEPPGNRLRVAFTGLTMAEKFRDEGRDVLFFVDNIYRYTLAGTEVSALLGRMPSAVGYQPTLAEEMGVLQERITSTKKGSITSIQAVYVPADDLTDPSPATTFAHLDATVVLSRDIASQGIYPAIDPLDSTSRQLDPLVVGVEHYETARGVQSTLQRYKELKDIIAILGMDELSEEDKLAVNRARKIQRFLSQPFFVAEVFTGSPGKYVSLKDTISGFKGLLAGEYDDLPEQAFYMVGSIEEAAEKAKNM, encoded by the coding sequence ATGAGTACAGGTAAAGTCGTCCAAATCATTGGCGCAGTTGTGGATGTAGAATTTCCACAAGATGCTGTACCTCAGGTATATGACGCATTAAATGTAACTGAAGGTGACCTTTCAGGCTTAGTACTAGAAGTACAACAGCAATTAGGTGGTGGCGTAGTTCGTGCTATCGCTATGGGTTCATCAGACGGTTTGCGTCGTGGTCTGAATGTAGAAAACACAGGTAATAACATCCAAGTACCAGTAGGTACATGTACATTGGGTCGCATTATGAACGTATTGGGTGAGCCTATCGATGAAGCTGGCCCAATCGGCGAAGAAGAAAAGTGGTCAATTCACCGCGAAGCGCCAGCCTATGCTGACCAAGCGATGTCTAACGAGCTACTTGAAACTGGTATCAAAGTAATCGATTTAGTTTGTCCATTCGCTAAGGGTGGTAAAGTAGGTTTATTCGGTGGTGCTGGTGTTGGTAAAACAGTAAACATGATGGAACTTATTCGTAACATCGCGATCGAGCATAGCGGCTACTCAGTATTTGCTGGTGTAGGTGAGCGTACTCGTGAAGGTAACGATTTCTATCATGAAATGAACGATTCTAACGTACTTGATAAAGTATCGTTAGTTTACGGCCAAATGAACGAGCCTCCAGGAAACCGTTTACGCGTAGCGTTTACTGGTTTGACTATGGCTGAAAAATTCCGTGACGAAGGTCGTGACGTATTATTTTTCGTAGATAACATCTACCGTTATACACTTGCTGGTACTGAAGTATCTGCATTGTTAGGTCGTATGCCATCAGCCGTTGGTTACCAACCAACACTTGCTGAAGAAATGGGTGTTCTTCAAGAACGTATTACGTCTACGAAGAAAGGTTCAATCACTTCAATTCAAGCGGTATACGTACCAGCGGATGATTTGACCGATCCATCTCCAGCTACAACCTTTGCTCATTTAGATGCAACTGTTGTACTTTCTCGTGATATCGCGTCGCAAGGTATTTACCCTGCAATCGATCCACTTGATTCTACTTCGCGTCAATTAGACCCGCTAGTAGTTGGTGTTGAGCATTATGAAACAGCTCGTGGCGTTCAATCAACGTTACAACGTTACAAAGAACTTAAAGATATCATCGCCATCTTAGGCATGGATGAGTTATCTGAAGAAGATAAATTAGCAGTGAATCGCGCACGTAAGATTCAACGTTTCTTATCTCAACCGTTCTTTGTTGCTGAAGTATTCACAGGTTCTCCTGGTAAGTACGTATCTCTTAAAGACACTATTAGTGGCTTTAAAGGATTACTTGCAGGTGAGTATGATGATTTACCTGAGCAAGCTTTCTACATGGTTGGTTCTATTGAAGAAGCAGCTGAAAAAGCTAAAAACATGTAA
- the atpG gene encoding F0F1 ATP synthase subunit gamma — MAGGKEIKSKIGSVKNTQKITSAMEMVAASKMRKAQDSMAASRPYAENMRNVIGHIALGNLEYRHPYMEEREAKRVGYIVVSTDRGLCGGLNINLFKQVLADAGKQQSAGAEVEFAVVGSKATSFFNNMGAKVVSQISGLGDSPSLTDLVGSVKVMLNAYDNGEIDRLFIVYNKFVNTMTQKPTIDQLLPLPKSDDDAIKHRWDYIYEPDAQEILEHLLVRYTESQVYQGVVENLACEQAARMVAMKSATDNAGDLIDDLQLVYNKARQASITQELGEICAGAAAV, encoded by the coding sequence ATGGCCGGTGGTAAAGAGATAAAATCGAAGATCGGAAGTGTAAAAAATACACAGAAGATCACCAGCGCAATGGAAATGGTTGCAGCAAGCAAAATGCGTAAAGCGCAGGATAGCATGGCTGCCTCTCGTCCATACGCTGAAAATATGCGAAATGTGATCGGTCACATCGCGCTTGGTAATCTAGAATATCGTCATCCATATATGGAAGAACGTGAAGCCAAGCGTGTAGGTTATATCGTAGTCTCAACAGACCGTGGTTTGTGTGGTGGTTTAAACATTAACTTGTTTAAGCAAGTACTTGCTGATGCTGGTAAACAGCAATCAGCAGGCGCCGAAGTTGAATTTGCCGTAGTGGGTTCTAAAGCTACGTCATTTTTCAATAATATGGGCGCTAAAGTCGTTTCACAAATTTCGGGATTAGGTGACAGCCCTTCACTTACTGACTTAGTCGGTAGTGTAAAGGTGATGTTAAATGCCTATGACAATGGTGAGATAGATAGATTGTTCATCGTGTATAACAAATTTGTTAATACGATGACGCAAAAACCGACAATCGATCAACTTTTACCTTTGCCTAAGTCAGATGATGACGCTATTAAGCATCGCTGGGATTACATATACGAACCTGATGCTCAAGAAATACTTGAACATTTATTAGTTCGTTATACAGAATCTCAAGTATATCAAGGTGTGGTTGAAAACCTCGCATGTGAACAAGCCGCTCGTATGGTTGCAATGAAATCAGCAACTGATAATGCGGGTGACTTAATTGATGATTTACAATTGGTATACAACAAAGCTCGTCAAGCAAGTATTACTCAAGAATTGGGTGAAATTTGTGCTGGTGCAGCAGCGGTATAA
- the atpA gene encoding F0F1 ATP synthase subunit alpha yields the protein MQLNSTEIAELIKSRIEQFDVVSEARNEGTIVSVTDGIIRIHGLADVMQGEMIELPGNRFAIALNLDRDSVGAVVMGPYADLAEGVKVKCTGRILEVPVGRGLLGRVVNTLGEPIDGKGPIENDGFSPVEMVAPGVIDRKSVDEPVQTGIKSIDAMIPIGRGQRELIIGDRQIGKSAIALDAIINQKNTGIKCVYVAIGQKASTVANLVRSLEEHGALDNTIVVVAGASEAAALQYLSAYSGCTMGEYFRDRGEDALIVYDDLSKQAVAYRQISLLLRRPPGREAYPGDVFYLHSRLLERAARVNEAYVERFTKGAVKGKTGSLTALPIIETQAGDVSAFVPTNVISITDGQIFLESNLFNSGIRPAVNAGISVSRVGGAAQTKIIKKLGGGIRLALAQYAELAAFAQFASDLDDATRAQLEHGQRVTELMKQKQYSPLSIAETAVSLFAAEKGYLNDIAINKVVDFEDALRTYVNNDHAELMATINEKGDYNKDIESGLAKAIEAFKATQTW from the coding sequence ATGCAACTGAATTCCACTGAAATCGCTGAACTGATCAAGAGTCGTATTGAACAGTTTGACGTAGTTAGTGAAGCTCGTAATGAAGGTACTATCGTTTCTGTAACAGATGGTATCATTCGTATTCATGGCCTTGCAGATGTAATGCAAGGCGAGATGATCGAACTTCCTGGCAATCGCTTTGCTATCGCTTTAAACCTTGACCGTGATTCGGTCGGTGCGGTAGTTATGGGTCCTTATGCGGATCTAGCTGAAGGCGTTAAAGTAAAATGTACTGGTCGTATTTTAGAAGTACCAGTAGGACGTGGCTTATTAGGCCGTGTTGTAAACACTCTTGGTGAGCCAATTGACGGAAAAGGACCTATCGAAAACGATGGCTTCTCTCCTGTTGAAATGGTTGCACCTGGTGTAATCGATCGTAAATCTGTTGATGAACCAGTTCAAACTGGTATTAAATCAATTGATGCAATGATTCCAATTGGCCGTGGTCAACGTGAACTTATCATTGGTGACCGTCAAATTGGTAAATCTGCGATCGCATTAGACGCAATTATTAACCAGAAGAACACAGGTATTAAGTGTGTATACGTAGCAATCGGCCAAAAAGCGTCGACTGTTGCTAACTTAGTACGTTCTTTAGAAGAGCACGGTGCGTTAGATAATACTATCGTTGTTGTTGCTGGTGCTTCTGAAGCAGCTGCTCTTCAGTACTTGTCAGCATATTCTGGCTGTACTATGGGTGAATACTTCCGTGACCGTGGTGAAGATGCATTAATCGTATATGATGATTTGTCAAAGCAAGCAGTTGCTTACCGTCAAATTTCATTACTTTTACGTCGTCCGCCAGGTCGTGAAGCTTACCCAGGTGACGTTTTCTATCTTCACAGTCGTTTGCTTGAACGTGCTGCTCGTGTAAACGAAGCATACGTTGAACGTTTCACAAAAGGCGCAGTTAAAGGCAAAACAGGTTCTTTAACAGCATTACCTATCATTGAAACACAAGCGGGTGATGTATCTGCATTCGTACCAACTAACGTAATCTCAATTACCGATGGTCAGATCTTCTTAGAATCTAACCTATTTAACTCAGGTATTCGTCCTGCTGTTAACGCTGGTATTTCTGTATCTCGTGTTGGTGGTGCTGCGCAAACTAAAATCATCAAGAAATTAGGTGGTGGTATTCGTTTGGCATTAGCACAATATGCTGAATTAGCAGCCTTTGCTCAGTTTGCTTCAGATTTAGATGACGCGACTCGTGCTCAATTAGAGCATGGTCAACGTGTTACTGAACTAATGAAGCAAAAGCAATACAGCCCATTGTCAATTGCTGAAACAGCTGTATCTTTATTTGCCGCAGAAAAAGGCTATTTAAATGATATCGCAATCAACAAAGTTGTTGATTTTGAAGATGCATTACGTACATACGTAAACAATGACCACGCTGAGTTGATGGCTACTATCAATGAAAAAGGCGACTATAACAAAGATATCGAGTCTGGTTTAGCGAAAGCGATTGAAGCTTTCAAAGCTACTCAAACTTGGTAA
- the atpH gene encoding F0F1 ATP synthase subunit delta produces the protein MSELTTIARPYAKAAFDFAIEANAVESWLEMLVFAAEVANDATIKEYLSGGASVEQAQDIFLKVCDVQLDSNGQNLIKVMAENQRLLVLPQVAAQFSELKAEHEKTISVDVTSAVELTAEQETTLGAALEKRLARKVKLNCNIDANVVSGLIIKAGDMVIDGSVRGKLSRLATTMQS, from the coding sequence ATGTCTGAATTGACAACCATCGCTCGTCCCTACGCTAAAGCGGCGTTTGATTTTGCTATTGAAGCAAATGCAGTAGAAAGCTGGTTAGAAATGCTAGTTTTTGCTGCAGAAGTTGCTAATGATGCCACCATTAAAGAGTATCTCTCTGGTGGTGCATCAGTTGAACAAGCACAAGACATTTTTTTAAAAGTCTGTGATGTACAACTTGATAGTAATGGCCAAAACCTAATTAAGGTAATGGCTGAAAATCAACGTTTATTGGTGCTACCGCAGGTTGCTGCTCAGTTTAGCGAATTAAAAGCTGAACATGAGAAAACAATTTCTGTGGATGTAACTTCAGCTGTTGAATTAACAGCTGAACAAGAAACTACATTAGGCGCTGCGCTTGAAAAGCGTTTGGCTCGAAAAGTTAAACTTAATTGTAATATTGATGCAAACGTAGTCTCTGGCTTAATAATAAAAGCTGGTGACATGGTAATAGATGGTTCAGTACGAGGTAAATTGAGCCGCTTAGCAACAACAATGCAATCCTAA
- the atpF gene encoding F0F1 ATP synthase subunit B, which produces MNLNMTLIGELIAFIVFVIFCMKYVWPPIIGAIEARQAVIADGLAASDRAAKDLELAQEKASAQLKDAKAQAAGIVEAAKKREAQIIEEAAAKAHAEKDKILASGRTEIDTERNQAKEELRQQVAILAVAGAEKILERSIDAAAHSDILDKLVAEL; this is translated from the coding sequence ATGAATCTTAATATGACCTTAATTGGTGAATTAATCGCATTTATCGTATTCGTAATTTTTTGTATGAAGTACGTATGGCCACCAATTATTGGTGCCATCGAAGCGCGTCAAGCAGTTATTGCTGACGGTCTTGCTGCTTCTGACCGTGCTGCAAAAGATCTTGAGCTTGCTCAAGAGAAAGCTTCAGCACAATTAAAAGACGCTAAAGCGCAAGCAGCCGGCATTGTCGAAGCTGCTAAAAAGCGTGAAGCTCAAATAATTGAAGAAGCTGCTGCTAAAGCACATGCTGAGAAAGATAAAATCTTAGCGTCAGGTCGTACAGAAATTGATACTGAACGTAATCAAGCAAAAGAAGAACTACGTCAACAAGTTGCTATTTTAGCGGTTGCTGGTGCAGAGAAAATTCTTGAACGTTCAATTGATGCCGCTGCACATAGCGACATTTTAGATAAACTTGTAGCTGAACTTTAG
- the atpE gene encoding F0F1 ATP synthase subunit C, whose translation MLYIAVALLIGLGALGTAIGFGLLGGKFLESAARQPELAPQLQVKMFIVAGLIDAIAMIGVAIGLYLLFAVGVPA comes from the coding sequence ATGTTATATATCGCTGTTGCTTTATTAATCGGTCTAGGTGCTCTTGGTACTGCGATTGGTTTCGGCTTACTTGGTGGCAAATTTTTAGAGTCTGCTGCACGTCAGCCTGAATTAGCACCACAACTTCAAGTGAAAATGTTCATCGTAGCAGGTCTTATTGATGCTATCGCAATGATCGGTGTTGCTATTGGCTTATACCTATTATTCGCAGTTGGTGTTCCAGCTTAA
- the atpB gene encoding F0F1 ATP synthase subunit A — protein MSSGAEITSQEYIKHHLTNLSADSQGLCSANSLNPCDGFWTVHLDTLGWSVFLGLVFITLFRSVAKKASTGVPGKLQCAVEMIVEFVDDSVKSTFHGKNSLIAPLALTIFVWVLLMNAMDWVPVDLIPRIFELFGVHYMKAVPTTDPNMTFALALGVFALIIYYSIKVKGIGGFIKELTTQPFGHWSLYPVNFILEMVTLLARPLSLALRLFGNLYAGELIFLLIATIGVFQLPVHFLWAAFHLLVIPLQAFIFMMLTILYLSLAHEDH, from the coding sequence ATGTCATCAGGTGCTGAAATAACCAGCCAAGAGTATATTAAACATCATTTAACCAATTTGAGTGCAGATAGTCAGGGACTTTGTTCCGCTAACTCTTTAAATCCATGTGATGGATTTTGGACTGTGCATTTAGATACACTTGGTTGGTCGGTGTTTTTAGGCTTAGTTTTTATTACATTGTTTCGTTCAGTTGCTAAAAAAGCAAGTACCGGTGTTCCAGGTAAATTGCAATGTGCTGTAGAAATGATTGTTGAGTTCGTTGACGATAGTGTCAAAAGTACCTTTCATGGTAAAAACTCACTTATAGCGCCATTAGCCTTAACTATTTTTGTTTGGGTTTTATTGATGAACGCTATGGATTGGGTGCCGGTAGATTTAATACCTCGCATTTTTGAGTTGTTTGGTGTGCATTATATGAAAGCGGTACCAACAACTGATCCAAACATGACTTTTGCTTTAGCATTAGGTGTATTTGCTCTTATTATTTATTATTCAATAAAAGTAAAAGGTATTGGCGGATTTATTAAAGAGTTAACGACTCAACCGTTTGGCCATTGGTCGCTATACCCAGTTAACTTTATTTTGGAAATGGTTACTTTATTAGCCCGTCCGTTATCACTAGCACTTCGTTTGTTTGGTAACTTATATGCTGGTGAATTGATTTTCTTATTAATTGCGACAATTGGTGTATTCCAGTTGCCAGTACACTTTTTATGGGCTGCTTTCCACTTGTTGGTAATCCCATTACAAGCGTTTATCTTCATGATGCTAACGATTCTATATTTGAGTCTTGCGCACGAAGATCACTAA
- a CDS encoding ATP synthase subunit I has product MSLFIHNELAKPGREFAFKQILISIIIVLTCSVATYFIWGLSFAHSVLAGGAISIIPNFVFAHKAFKYAGARSSEKVLDSFYSGEKLKIVLTAVLFALAFRFLAIEPIAFFSSFCLVVALPLLTPIFMNKNF; this is encoded by the coding sequence GTGAGTTTATTTATTCATAATGAGTTAGCTAAGCCAGGAAGAGAGTTTGCTTTTAAGCAAATATTGATTTCGATAATCATTGTTTTAACTTGTAGTGTAGCGACATATTTTATTTGGGGATTATCTTTTGCACACTCTGTGTTAGCAGGTGGAGCAATAAGCATAATCCCTAATTTTGTCTTTGCTCATAAAGCATTTAAGTATGCTGGAGCAAGATCGTCCGAAAAGGTTTTAGATTCCTTTTACAGTGGCGAGAAATTGAAAATTGTTTTAACGGCGGTTTTGTTTGCGCTAGCCTTCAGATTTTTAGCGATAGAGCCGATAGCATTTTTCAGCAGTTTTTGTTTAGTAGTGGCTTTACCATTACTAACACCGATTTTTATGAACAAAAATTTTTAA
- a CDS encoding ParB/RepB/Spo0J family partition protein — MSQTKRRGLGRGLDALLTKPANDSTENIAEQIESSSKNAELQNLPIEQLHPGKYQPRKDMSAEALDDLSNSIKSQGIIQPIIVRPVSEHSYEIIAGERRWRAAQLAELDIVPCLIKHVPDEAAVAIALIENIQREDLNAMEEAIALERLLIEFELTHQEVADAVGKSRTAVTNLLRLNKLNSEVKTLLEHGDIEMGHARALLALDNDIQTTTARIVVAKELNVRETEALIKKVLQPAKEVKEQAIDPNTKALEQNLSEKLGSHVAINHNKQGKGKLVISYSDLSELDGIVSRFNSF, encoded by the coding sequence ATGAGTCAAACAAAACGTAGAGGTCTAGGTCGTGGTCTTGATGCTTTATTAACTAAACCAGCTAATGATTCAACTGAAAATATTGCTGAGCAAATAGAATCTTCAAGCAAAAATGCAGAATTACAAAATTTACCGATAGAACAACTGCATCCAGGTAAATATCAGCCTCGAAAAGATATGTCGGCTGAAGCATTGGACGATTTATCTAATTCAATTAAATCACAAGGTATTATTCAACCTATTATTGTTCGCCCTGTTAGCGAACACAGTTATGAAATTATTGCAGGAGAGCGTCGATGGCGCGCCGCACAATTAGCAGAATTAGATATTGTGCCTTGTTTAATAAAGCATGTACCTGATGAAGCCGCTGTTGCTATTGCGTTAATTGAAAATATTCAGCGTGAAGATTTAAATGCAATGGAAGAGGCTATCGCATTAGAACGATTATTGATTGAATTTGAATTAACTCATCAAGAAGTCGCTGACGCGGTTGGTAAGTCAAGAACGGCGGTAACTAACTTATTACGTTTGAATAAACTTAACAGTGAAGTTAAAACGCTACTTGAGCATGGTGATATTGAAATGGGTCATGCTCGTGCGTTATTAGCATTAGATAATGACATTCAAACTACTACTGCTCGTATCGTTGTTGCTAAAGAACTTAATGTTCGTGAAACCGAAGCATTGATTAAAAAAGTGTTACAACCTGCCAAGGAAGTAAAAGAACAAGCCATTGATCCTAATACTAAAGCGTTAGAACAAAACTTATCTGAAAAACTAGGCTCACATGTTGCGATAAATCACAATAAACAAGGGAAAGGCAAGTTGGTAATATCTTACAGCGACTTATCTGAACTTGACGGTATAGTTTCTCGCTTTAATTCATTCTAG